One Pleuronectes platessa chromosome 9, fPlePla1.1, whole genome shotgun sequence genomic region harbors:
- the LOC128448390 gene encoding ELAV-like protein 1 isoform X1: MALRRGHIRYLKVCEVQSSQSDVRDAQLAAKGSVGKELYDNGFSDQMMEDEDARTNLIVNYLPQSMSQEELRSLFSSVGDVESAKLIRDKVAGHSLGYGFVNFVNANDAERAISTLNGLRLQSKTIKVSFARPSSDMIKDANLYISGLPRTLSQPELEDMFTRFGRIINSRVLVDQASGLSRGVAFIRFDKRCEAEDAVKHLNGNTPPGTAEPITVKFAANPNQARNSQMMSQMYHGQSRRFAGPVHHQAQRFRFSPMSVDHMSGGGGVSGNASSGWCIFIYNLGQDVDEAILWQMFGPFGAVVNVKVIRDFNTNKCKGFGFVTMTNYEEAAMAIHSLNGYRLGDKVLQVSFKTSKGHK; encoded by the exons ATGGCGCTTCGAAGAGGACACATCCGGTACCTGAAG GTGTGCGAGGTGCAGTCGTCCCAGAGTGACGTCAGAGACGCTCAGCTCGCAGCCAAAGGATCCGTTGGAAAG GAGCTCTACGACAACGGCTTCAGTGACCAGATGATGGAGGACGAGGACGCTCGGACGAACCTGATCGTGAACTACCTGCCGCAGAGCATGAGCCAGGAGGAGCTGCGGAGTCTGTTCAGCAGCGTCGGAGATGTGGAGTCCGCCAAACTCATCAGGGACAAAGTGGCAG gCCACAGTTTAGGTTACGGCTTTGTTAACTTTGTTAACGCTAATGATGCAGAGAGGGCTATCAGTACCCTCAATGGCCTGAGGCTACAGTCTAAAACTATCAAG GTTTCCTTCGCGCGGCCGAGTTCGGATATGATCAAAGATGCGAATCTGTACATCAGCGGTTTGCCGAGGACTCTGAGTCAGCCGGAGCTCGAGGACATGTTCACTCGCTTCGGACGCATCATCAACTCCAGAGTTCTGGTGGACCAGGCTTCAG GTTTGTCTAGGGGTGTGGCTTTTATCCGTTTTGATAAGCGATGTGAGGCCGAAGACGCCGTCAAACACCTGAATGGAAACACGCCCCCTGGGACCGCTGAGCCAATCACAGTTAAGTTTGCTGCCAACCCCAATCAGGCCAGGAACTCGCAGATGATGTCACAGATGTACCATGGCCAATCACGGCGCTTTGCAGGACCTGTCCATCACCAGGCCCAGAGGTTCAG GTTTTCTCCAATGAGTGTGGATCACatgagtggaggggggggggtttctgggaaTGCGTCCTCCGGTTGGTGCATATTCATCTACAACCTGGGGCAGGATGTGGACGAGGCCATCCTGTGGCAGATGTTCGGGCCGTTCGGCGCCGTGGTCAACGTGAAGGTGATCCGCGACTTCAACACCAACAAGTGCAAAGGCTTCGGCTTCGTGACCATGACGAACTATGAGGAGGCTGCCATGGCGATCCACAGCCTGAACGGGTATCGACTGGGAGACAAAGTCCTGCAGGTGTCGTTCAAGACGAGCAAGGGACACaagtag
- the LOC128448390 gene encoding ELAV-like protein 1 isoform X2: MWSPPNSSGTKWQVSFARPSSDMIKDANLYISGLPRTLSQPELEDMFTRFGRIINSRVLVDQASGLSRGVAFIRFDKRCEAEDAVKHLNGNTPPGTAEPITVKFAANPNQARNSQMMSQMYHGQSRRFAGPVHHQAQRFRFSPMSVDHMSGGGGVSGNASSGWCIFIYNLGQDVDEAILWQMFGPFGAVVNVKVIRDFNTNKCKGFGFVTMTNYEEAAMAIHSLNGYRLGDKVLQVSFKTSKGHK, translated from the exons ATGTGGAGTCCGCCAAACTCATCAGGGACAAAGTGGCAG GTTTCCTTCGCGCGGCCGAGTTCGGATATGATCAAAGATGCGAATCTGTACATCAGCGGTTTGCCGAGGACTCTGAGTCAGCCGGAGCTCGAGGACATGTTCACTCGCTTCGGACGCATCATCAACTCCAGAGTTCTGGTGGACCAGGCTTCAG GTTTGTCTAGGGGTGTGGCTTTTATCCGTTTTGATAAGCGATGTGAGGCCGAAGACGCCGTCAAACACCTGAATGGAAACACGCCCCCTGGGACCGCTGAGCCAATCACAGTTAAGTTTGCTGCCAACCCCAATCAGGCCAGGAACTCGCAGATGATGTCACAGATGTACCATGGCCAATCACGGCGCTTTGCAGGACCTGTCCATCACCAGGCCCAGAGGTTCAG GTTTTCTCCAATGAGTGTGGATCACatgagtggaggggggggggtttctgggaaTGCGTCCTCCGGTTGGTGCATATTCATCTACAACCTGGGGCAGGATGTGGACGAGGCCATCCTGTGGCAGATGTTCGGGCCGTTCGGCGCCGTGGTCAACGTGAAGGTGATCCGCGACTTCAACACCAACAAGTGCAAAGGCTTCGGCTTCGTGACCATGACGAACTATGAGGAGGCTGCCATGGCGATCCACAGCCTGAACGGGTATCGACTGGGAGACAAAGTCCTGCAGGTGTCGTTCAAGACGAGCAAGGGACACaagtag